In a single window of the Salmo trutta chromosome 21, fSalTru1.1, whole genome shotgun sequence genome:
- the eif4g1a gene encoding eukaryotic translation initiation factor 4 gamma 1 isoform X8 has translation MNKPPQPITGPTSVPHPSPSPGLTQAAYAPGQPPSLVFATPPPQQMNSSPQPRQPYYANRATMPTSAPRVQTSSGPRPVGPTHVYQPGSQMMMIPGQQLSFAGSPQGYFIPPGQYRAPYMPPSPQYPVTSGTAGFYPGTSPAEYSTYAGAYYPAQPQYSHTPPVQTAPVMISPAQPQQQALPPQPPPSQPPAPKRERIAIRIRDPNQGGRDITEEIMSGGRATSTPPSQSSTTEGEGPSQTNGEVTKPVTMMTRTDDIMEPAVSKAMAAVTRPPALVTPEPATAPAEAKQEKDSQAAPPTEQVVSQSAVLTAEGKAEEAIPPEEDQAPPTSPSPPAAPTSPPPAEVQTPPPITTIAQVSDTVDAGVTLAGKAVTPEAPPIEEEPSAAPAAVEKPPALVAEKEEAENKKEEEVVVEEEKVEKVKEEHVLTTKPEVVAPVTVAVAEEHTKPAPRPLTPVAKATIKHSAPAVKPVVSMEAPTKTESVVEPTATKQETAAAVPASAPVPAVTPSVPEAEPAMAQKSEAQTPLSNGLPQEYPDEVDAPVPAQERTAMPNTEPAAPTPQETATPAAAAVAEEGEKEEKEEDAATVPLASSPSEDTSMQAAVSVPKKKRNMKELNKKEAIGDMLDAFKEEKEAAAAPEPLSTPAEPSPVAPPPLATADAPDETWEEKEDKQNADTPPLKPGDLKYQYKGEQWKPIDPEDKKRYDREFLLGFRYIGASMNKPEGLPLICDVVLDKANKTPMRPAEPGRNMMNAGPDFTPAFMGNLGRQSSGGGGGGPRGPGRDHMGPPGPRRSQQGQRKEPRKIIISSSLGGDVELNKAEKAWKPAVKMAGSRGTGPEEEESDDPEQAKTQELFKRVRSILNKLTPQMFQQLMKQVTELTIDTEERLKGVIDLIFEKAISEPNFSVAYANMCRCLMGLKVPTTDKPGVTVNFRKLLLNRCQKEFEKDQDDDVIFEAKQKEMEAAKEEEKAGLKAELEEAKDKARRRSLGNIKFIGELFKLKMLTEAIMHDCIVKLLKNHDEESLECLCRLLSTIGKDLDFEKAKPRMDQYFAQMDKIIKEKKTSSRIRFMLQDVIDLRRSGWVPRRGEQGPKTIDQIHKDAEREEQMQLVKVQQQLMSRNDSGGGGGGGGGGGRGGGGGGSSGGGGGRDGRGGDRDRGGRDQGGRGGQHGGQGARGSQPQDEGWNTVPISTKNRPIDTSRLSKITKPGALDFNNQLLAPQLGGKGMWGSWGKGSSGGTTGAKPAAGAEPAAETGRPATGNRFSALQQSAPPASSSDADRRVPQRSSSSRDRGGDRDRFDRFERRDGSRDARPPVTKRSFSRETEERRSDSRTPTEPPVRRVASMSDDRNRGSRDRGGSGSRDRAPSKEAVVKRETNPTPPPAAPAKPAMTEEELDKKSSAIIEEYLHLNDMKEALQCVAELNSAPLLFVFVRNGLEDTLERSAIARERMGLLLHQLLKAGTLPTTQYYKGLQEILEVAEDMAIDIPHIWQYLAELITPMLHDGGIPMGQLFREISKPLVPLGKAGLLLVQILNLLCKGMTHKKVGGLWTEAGLNWRDFLPEDEDVNKFVTEQKIEFTLGEESDETNQKKPMSGEELSKHLDRLIQDKANNQRIRDWVEANLDQQQAAANQFVRALMTSICQSAVICENPYKVDVEQITQRAKLLQRYLSDEHRELQALYALQALMVHMEQPANLLRMFFDALYDEDVIKEEAFYRWESSKDPAEQTGKGVALKSVTAFFTWLREAEEESDKD, from the exons ATGAACAAACCACCGCAGCCTATAACGGGACCCACCTCTGTCccacacccctccccctcccctggaCTGACACAG GCTGCCTATGCCCCAGGACAGCCCCCTTCTCTCGTCTTCGCCACCCCACCACCTCAACAAATGAACTCTTCACCGCAACCACGACAG ccCTACTATGCCAACAGGGCTACCATGCCCACCAGTGCCCCCCGGGTCCAGACCAGCAGCGGGCCTCGTCCGGTGGGTCCCACCCACGTCTACCAGCCCGGCTCCCAGATGATGATGATCCCTGGGCAGCAGCTGTCCTTTGCTGGCTCCCCTCAGGGCTACTTCATCCCCCCTGGACAG tacCGGGCTCCCTACATGCCACCCAGTCCACAATACCCGGTGACCAGCGGCACGGCAGGCTTCTACCCAGGAACCAGCCCGGCTGAATACTCCACCTATG CAGGTGCCTACTACCCGGCCCAGCCCCAGTACAGCCACACACCCCCTGTCCAAACGGCGCCTGTCATGATAAGCCCCGCCCAGCCCCAGCAACAGGCCCTGCCCCCTCAGCCGCCGCCGAGCCAACCACCGGCACCCAAGAGGGAGCGCATAGCG ATCAGAATACGAGACCCCAACCAGGGGGGCCGCGATATCACAGAGGAGATCATGTCCGGGGGAAGGGCCACCTCCACCCCCCCATCACAG TCCTCCACCACAGAGGGAGAAGGTCCTTCCCAGACCAACGGAGAAGTTACAAAGCCCGTCACCATGATGACGAGAACAG ATGACATCATGGAACCTGCGGTTTCCAAAGCGATGGCCGCCGTGACACGGCCTCCTGCGTTGGTGACCCCAGAGCCTGCCACCGCCCCAGCTGAGGCCAAACAGGAAAAAGATAGCCAGGCAGCCCCACCTACCGAACAGGTCGTCAGCCAATCGGCTGTCCTCACGGCTGAGGGGAAGGCCGAGGAGGCCATTCCACCAGAGGAAGACCAGGCCCctcccacctccccctcccccccggcAGCTCCTACCTCCCCTCCCCCTGCAGAGGTGCAGACACCACCCCCCATCACCACCATCGCTCAGGTCAGCGACACGGTGGATGCCGGTGTGACCCTGGCGGGAAAGGCAGTGACTCCTGAAGCTCCTCCCATTGAGGAAGAGCCTTCGGCCGCCCCAGCAGCCGTCGAGAAACCTCCTGCCCTGGTAGCGGagaaagaggaggcagagaaTAAAAAGGAAGAAgaagtggtggtggaggaggagaaggtagaGAAGGTAAAGGAGGAGCATGTGCTTACCACCAAGCCAGAGGTAGTGGCGCCTGTTACGGTGGCGGTCGCTGAAGAACACACTAAACCCGCTCCACGACCTTTGACCCCCGTCGCAAAGGCAACGATCAAACACTCCGCCCCGGCCGTGAAGCCGGTGGTGTCTATGGAAGCTCCCACTAAAACTGAGAGTGTGGTTGAGCCGACAGCGACGAAACAGGAAACTGCTGCTGCTGTGCCCGCGTCTGCCCCCGTTCCTGCCGTCACTCCCTCTGTCCCGGAGGCGGAGCCCGCCATGGCCCAGAAGAGCGAGGCGCAGACGCCCCTGTCCAACGGCCTCCCCCAGGAATACCCCGACGAGGTAGACGCCCCCGTGCCCGCACAAGAGCGGACTGCAATGCCCAACACAGAGCCTGCCGCTCCCACACCTCAGGAAACTGCTACCCCTGCAGCTGCTGCCGTggcagaggagggggagaaggaggagaaagaggaggatgcagccACAGTGCCCTTGGCCAGTAGCCCTTCAGAGGACACGTCTATGCAAG CTGCTGTGTCTGTGCCAAAGAAGAAGAGGAACATGAAGGAGCTGAACAAGAAGGAAGCCATTGGAGACATGCTGGATGCCTTCAAAGAG GAGAAGGAGGCGGCGGCTGCCCCCGAGCCCTTGTCCACTCCGGCGGAGCCCAGCCCTGTGGCCCCTCCCCCTTTGGCGACCGCCGACGCGCCAGACGAGAcgtgggaggagaaggaggacaaGCAGAACGCCGACACGCCCCCGCTCAAACCAGGCGACCTCAAGTACCAGTACAAAGGAG AGCAGTGGAAGCCTATCGACCCGGAGGACAAGAAGAGGTACGACAGGGAGTTCCTGCTGGGCTTCCGGTACATTGGTGCCAGCATGAACAAGCCCGAGGGCCTGCCTCTTATCTGCGATGTGGTGTTGGATAAG gccAATAAGACCCCCATGCGCCCAGCGGAGCCGGGTCGCAACATGATGAACGCCGGGCCAGACTTCACCCCCGCCTTCATGGGTAACCTGGGCAGACAGTCCTCcggaggtgggggagggggacCACGGGGCCCTGGAAGGGACCATATGGGA cccccagGACCCCGTCGCTCCCAGCAGGGCCAACGCAAGGAGCCCCGCAAGATCATCATCTCCTCATCGCTAGGCGGTGACGTGGAGCTCAACAAGGCAGAGAAAGCCTGGAAGCCCGCGGTGAAGATGGCGGGGAGCCGCGGGACCGGCCccgaggaggaggagagcgacGACCCGGAGCAGGCCAAGACCCAGGAGCTGTTCAAGAGGGTCCGCTCCATCCTCAACAAGCTGACCCCTCAGATGTTCCAGCAGCTGATGAAGCAGGTCACAGAGCTGACCATCGACACGGAGGAGCGGCTGAAGGGAGTGATCGACCTGATCTTTGAGAAGGCCATCTCTGAACCCAACTTCTCCGTGGCCTACGCCAACATGTGCCGCTGCCTTATGGGG TTGAAAGTgcccaccacagacaagccgGGAGTGACTGTGAACTTCCGGAAGCTGCTGCTGAACCGCTGTCAGAAGGAGTTTGAGAAGGACCAGGACGACGACGTGATCTTTGAGGCCAAACAGAAGGAGATGGAGGCCGCCAAAGAG GAGGAGAAAGCCGGTCTGAAGGCGGAGCTGGAGGAGGCGAAGGACAAGGCGCGCCGGCGGTCACTGGGCAACATCAAGTTCATCGGCGAGCTGTTCAAGCTGAAGATGCTGACGGAGGCCATCATGCACGACTGCATCGTCAAGCTGCTGAAGAACCACGACGAGGAGTCGCTGGAGTGCCTCTGTAGACTGCTGTCCACCATCGGCAAGGACCTGGACTTTGAGAAGGCCAAG CCCCGTATGGACCAGTACTTTGCCCAGATGGACAAGATCATCAAGGAGAAGAAGACCTCGTCCAGGATCCGCTTCATGCTGCAGGACGTCATCGACCTCAGACGG agTGGCTGGGTGCCCCGGCGAGGGGAGCAAGGCCCGAAGACCATAGACCAGATCCACAAGGACGCTGAGCGAGAGGAGCAAATGCAGCTGGTCAAGGTCCAGCAGCAGCTTATGTCAAGGAATgacagtggtggaggaggaggaggaggtggtggtggtggaagaggaggaggaggaggtggtagtagtggtggtggaggaggaagagacgggagggGGGGAGACCGAGACAGAGGAGGAAGGGATCAGGGGGGCCGTGGGGGCCAGCACGGCGGCCAGGGGGCCAGgggcagccagccccaggacgaAGGCTGGAACACAGTGCCCATCTCCACCAAGAACAGACCCATCGATACCAGCCGGCTCAGCAAGATCACCAAG CCTGGTGCTCTGGACTTCAACAACCAGCTCCTTGCGCCCCAGCTCGGGGGTAAGGGCATGTGGGGCAGCTGGGGCAAGGGCAGCAGTGGAGGCACCACAGGGGCCAAGCCTGCCGCTGGAGCTGAACCAG CAGCGGAGACTGGCCGTCCGGCCACCGGCAACCGTTTCTCTGCCCTGCAGCAGTCTGCTCCACCAGCGTCGTCCTCAGACGCTGACCGCAGGGTACCCCAGAG GTCCAGCTCCAGTCGTGACCGCGGCGGGGACCGGGACAGGTTCGACCGCTTCGAGCGGCGCGACGGCAGCCGTGACGCCCGCCCACCTGTCACCAAGCGCAGCTTCAGCCGCGAGACGGAGGAGCGTAGGAGCGATAGTCGCACCCCTACAGAACCCCCCGTCCGGCGCGTAGCCAGCATGTCTGATGACCGGAACCGAGGTAGCCGAGACCGAGGAGGCAGCGGTAGCCGGGACAGGGCTCCAAGCAAGGAGGCTGTTG TGAAGCGTGAGACaaaccccacccctccccccgcCGCTCCGGCCAAACCGGCCATGACGGAGGAGGAGCTGGATAAGAAGTCCAGCGCCATCATCGAGGAGTACCTCCACCTCAACGACATGAAG GAGGCGCTGCAGTGTGTAGCGGAGCTGAACAGCGCCCCGCTGCTCTTTGTGTTTGTGCGGAACGGCCTGGAGGACACTCTGGAGCGCAGCGCCATCGCCAGGGAACGTATGGGCCTGCTGCTGCATCAGCTCCTCAAGGCTGGCACCCTGCCCACAACACAGTACTACAAGgg GCTCCAGGAGATCCTGGAGGTGGCTGAGGATATGGCCATAGACATCCCCCACATCTGGCAATACCTGGCTGAGCTCATCACCCCCATGCTCCATGACGGAGGCATCCCCATGGGACAGCTCTTCAG GGAGATCTCCAAGCCCCTGGTTCCCCTGGGTAAGGCTGGTCTGCTGTTGGTGCAGATTCTCAACTTACTCTGCAAAGGAATG ACCCATAAGAAGGTGGGTGGTCTGTGGACGGAAGCAGGACTCAACTGGAGAGACTTCCTGCCAGAGGATGAGGACGTCAATAAGTTTGTGACTGAACAG AAAATTGAGTTTACCCTGGGGGAGGAGTCGGATGAGACCAATCAGAAGAAGCCCATGAGCGGGGAGGAGCTTAGCAAACATCTGGACAGACTGATCCAGGACAAGGCTAACAACCAGCGCATCAGAGACTGggtcgag GCCAACCTGGACCAACAGCAGGCGGCTGCCAACCAGTTTGTGCGCGCTCTGATGACCTCTATTTGCCAGTCAGCTGTTATAT
- the eif4g1a gene encoding eukaryotic translation initiation factor 4 gamma 1 isoform X7: MNKPPQPITGPTSVPHPSPSPGLTQAAYAPGQPPSLVFATPPPQQMNSSPQPRQFAAGPRALHQQGGYRALQPYYANRATMPTSAPRVQTSSGPRPVGPTHVYQPGSQMMMIPGQQLSFAGSPQGYFIPPGQYRAPYMPPSPQYPVTSGTAGFYPGTSPAEYSTYGAYYPAQPQYSHTPPVQTAPVMISPAQPQQQALPPQPPPSQPPAPKRERIAIRIRDPNQGGRDITEEIMSGGRATSTPPSQSSTTEGEGPSQTNGEVTKPVTMMTRTDDIMEPAVSKAMAAVTRPPALVTPEPATAPAEAKQEKDSQAAPPTEQVVSQSAVLTAEGKAEEAIPPEEDQAPPTSPSPPAAPTSPPPAEVQTPPPITTIAQVSDTVDAGVTLAGKAVTPEAPPIEEEPSAAPAAVEKPPALVAEKEEAENKKEEEVVVEEEKVEKVKEEHVLTTKPEVVAPVTVAVAEEHTKPAPRPLTPVAKATIKHSAPAVKPVVSMEAPTKTESVVEPTATKQETAAAVPASAPVPAVTPSVPEAEPAMAQKSEAQTPLSNGLPQEYPDEVDAPVPAQERTAMPNTEPAAPTPQETATPAAAAVAEEGEKEEKEEDAATVPLASSPSEDTSMQAAVSVPKKKRNMKELNKKEAIGDMLDAFKEEKEAAAAPEPLSTPAEPSPVAPPPLATADAPDETWEEKEDKQNADTPPLKPGDLKYQYKGEQWKPIDPEDKKRYDREFLLGFRYIGASMNKPEGLPLICDVVLDKANKTPMRPAEPGRNMMNAGPDFTPAFMGNLGRQSSGGGGGGPRGPGRDHMGPPGPRRSQQGQRKEPRKIIISSSLGGDVELNKAEKAWKPAVKMAGSRGTGPEEEESDDPEQAKTQELFKRVRSILNKLTPQMFQQLMKQVTELTIDTEERLKGVIDLIFEKAISEPNFSVAYANMCRCLMGLKVPTTDKPGVTVNFRKLLLNRCQKEFEKDQDDDVIFEAKQKEMEAAKEEEKAGLKAELEEAKDKARRRSLGNIKFIGELFKLKMLTEAIMHDCIVKLLKNHDEESLECLCRLLSTIGKDLDFEKAKPRMDQYFAQMDKIIKEKKTSSRIRFMLQDVIDLRRSGWVPRRGEQGPKTIDQIHKDAEREEQMQLVKVQQQLMSRNDSGGGGGGGGGGGRGGGGGGSSGGGGGRDGRGGDRDRGGRDQGGRGGQHGGQGARGSQPQDEGWNTVPISTKNRPIDTSRLSKITKPGALDFNNQLLAPQLGGKGMWGSWGKGSSGGTTGAKPAAGAEPAAETGRPATGNRFSALQQSAPPASSSDADRRVPQRSSSSRDRGGDRDRFDRFERRDGSRDARPPVTKRSFSRETEERRSDSRTPTEPPVRRVASMSDDRNRGSRDRGGSGSRDRAPSKEAVVKRETNPTPPPAAPAKPAMTEEELDKKSSAIIEEYLHLNDMKEALQCVAELNSAPLLFVFVRNGLEDTLERSAIARERMGLLLHQLLKAGTLPTTQYYKGLQEILEVAEDMAIDIPHIWQYLAELITPMLHDGGIPMGQLFREISKPLVPLGKAGLLLVQILNLLCKGMTHKKVGGLWTEAGLNWRDFLPEDEDVNKFVTEQKIEFTLGEESDETNQKKPMSGEELSKHLDRLIQDKANNQRIRDWVEANLDQQQAAANQFVRALMTSICQSAVICENPYKVDVEQITQRAKLLQRYLSDEHRELQALYALQALMVHMEQPANLLRMFFDALYDEDVIKEEAFYRWESSKDPAEQTGKGVALKSVTAFFTWLREAEEESDKD; this comes from the exons ATGAACAAACCACCGCAGCCTATAACGGGACCCACCTCTGTCccacacccctccccctcccctggaCTGACACAG GCTGCCTATGCCCCAGGACAGCCCCCTTCTCTCGTCTTCGCCACCCCACCACCTCAACAAATGAACTCTTCACCGCAACCACGACAG TTCGCCGCAGGGCCTCGTGCTTTACACCAACAG GGCGGATACAGGGCACTGCAG ccCTACTATGCCAACAGGGCTACCATGCCCACCAGTGCCCCCCGGGTCCAGACCAGCAGCGGGCCTCGTCCGGTGGGTCCCACCCACGTCTACCAGCCCGGCTCCCAGATGATGATGATCCCTGGGCAGCAGCTGTCCTTTGCTGGCTCCCCTCAGGGCTACTTCATCCCCCCTGGACAG tacCGGGCTCCCTACATGCCACCCAGTCCACAATACCCGGTGACCAGCGGCACGGCAGGCTTCTACCCAGGAACCAGCCCGGCTGAATACTCCACCTATG GTGCCTACTACCCGGCCCAGCCCCAGTACAGCCACACACCCCCTGTCCAAACGGCGCCTGTCATGATAAGCCCCGCCCAGCCCCAGCAACAGGCCCTGCCCCCTCAGCCGCCGCCGAGCCAACCACCGGCACCCAAGAGGGAGCGCATAGCG ATCAGAATACGAGACCCCAACCAGGGGGGCCGCGATATCACAGAGGAGATCATGTCCGGGGGAAGGGCCACCTCCACCCCCCCATCACAG TCCTCCACCACAGAGGGAGAAGGTCCTTCCCAGACCAACGGAGAAGTTACAAAGCCCGTCACCATGATGACGAGAACAG ATGACATCATGGAACCTGCGGTTTCCAAAGCGATGGCCGCCGTGACACGGCCTCCTGCGTTGGTGACCCCAGAGCCTGCCACCGCCCCAGCTGAGGCCAAACAGGAAAAAGATAGCCAGGCAGCCCCACCTACCGAACAGGTCGTCAGCCAATCGGCTGTCCTCACGGCTGAGGGGAAGGCCGAGGAGGCCATTCCACCAGAGGAAGACCAGGCCCctcccacctccccctcccccccggcAGCTCCTACCTCCCCTCCCCCTGCAGAGGTGCAGACACCACCCCCCATCACCACCATCGCTCAGGTCAGCGACACGGTGGATGCCGGTGTGACCCTGGCGGGAAAGGCAGTGACTCCTGAAGCTCCTCCCATTGAGGAAGAGCCTTCGGCCGCCCCAGCAGCCGTCGAGAAACCTCCTGCCCTGGTAGCGGagaaagaggaggcagagaaTAAAAAGGAAGAAgaagtggtggtggaggaggagaaggtagaGAAGGTAAAGGAGGAGCATGTGCTTACCACCAAGCCAGAGGTAGTGGCGCCTGTTACGGTGGCGGTCGCTGAAGAACACACTAAACCCGCTCCACGACCTTTGACCCCCGTCGCAAAGGCAACGATCAAACACTCCGCCCCGGCCGTGAAGCCGGTGGTGTCTATGGAAGCTCCCACTAAAACTGAGAGTGTGGTTGAGCCGACAGCGACGAAACAGGAAACTGCTGCTGCTGTGCCCGCGTCTGCCCCCGTTCCTGCCGTCACTCCCTCTGTCCCGGAGGCGGAGCCCGCCATGGCCCAGAAGAGCGAGGCGCAGACGCCCCTGTCCAACGGCCTCCCCCAGGAATACCCCGACGAGGTAGACGCCCCCGTGCCCGCACAAGAGCGGACTGCAATGCCCAACACAGAGCCTGCCGCTCCCACACCTCAGGAAACTGCTACCCCTGCAGCTGCTGCCGTggcagaggagggggagaaggaggagaaagaggaggatgcagccACAGTGCCCTTGGCCAGTAGCCCTTCAGAGGACACGTCTATGCAAG CTGCTGTGTCTGTGCCAAAGAAGAAGAGGAACATGAAGGAGCTGAACAAGAAGGAAGCCATTGGAGACATGCTGGATGCCTTCAAAGAG GAGAAGGAGGCGGCGGCTGCCCCCGAGCCCTTGTCCACTCCGGCGGAGCCCAGCCCTGTGGCCCCTCCCCCTTTGGCGACCGCCGACGCGCCAGACGAGAcgtgggaggagaaggaggacaaGCAGAACGCCGACACGCCCCCGCTCAAACCAGGCGACCTCAAGTACCAGTACAAAGGAG AGCAGTGGAAGCCTATCGACCCGGAGGACAAGAAGAGGTACGACAGGGAGTTCCTGCTGGGCTTCCGGTACATTGGTGCCAGCATGAACAAGCCCGAGGGCCTGCCTCTTATCTGCGATGTGGTGTTGGATAAG gccAATAAGACCCCCATGCGCCCAGCGGAGCCGGGTCGCAACATGATGAACGCCGGGCCAGACTTCACCCCCGCCTTCATGGGTAACCTGGGCAGACAGTCCTCcggaggtgggggagggggacCACGGGGCCCTGGAAGGGACCATATGGGA cccccagGACCCCGTCGCTCCCAGCAGGGCCAACGCAAGGAGCCCCGCAAGATCATCATCTCCTCATCGCTAGGCGGTGACGTGGAGCTCAACAAGGCAGAGAAAGCCTGGAAGCCCGCGGTGAAGATGGCGGGGAGCCGCGGGACCGGCCccgaggaggaggagagcgacGACCCGGAGCAGGCCAAGACCCAGGAGCTGTTCAAGAGGGTCCGCTCCATCCTCAACAAGCTGACCCCTCAGATGTTCCAGCAGCTGATGAAGCAGGTCACAGAGCTGACCATCGACACGGAGGAGCGGCTGAAGGGAGTGATCGACCTGATCTTTGAGAAGGCCATCTCTGAACCCAACTTCTCCGTGGCCTACGCCAACATGTGCCGCTGCCTTATGGGG TTGAAAGTgcccaccacagacaagccgGGAGTGACTGTGAACTTCCGGAAGCTGCTGCTGAACCGCTGTCAGAAGGAGTTTGAGAAGGACCAGGACGACGACGTGATCTTTGAGGCCAAACAGAAGGAGATGGAGGCCGCCAAAGAG GAGGAGAAAGCCGGTCTGAAGGCGGAGCTGGAGGAGGCGAAGGACAAGGCGCGCCGGCGGTCACTGGGCAACATCAAGTTCATCGGCGAGCTGTTCAAGCTGAAGATGCTGACGGAGGCCATCATGCACGACTGCATCGTCAAGCTGCTGAAGAACCACGACGAGGAGTCGCTGGAGTGCCTCTGTAGACTGCTGTCCACCATCGGCAAGGACCTGGACTTTGAGAAGGCCAAG CCCCGTATGGACCAGTACTTTGCCCAGATGGACAAGATCATCAAGGAGAAGAAGACCTCGTCCAGGATCCGCTTCATGCTGCAGGACGTCATCGACCTCAGACGG agTGGCTGGGTGCCCCGGCGAGGGGAGCAAGGCCCGAAGACCATAGACCAGATCCACAAGGACGCTGAGCGAGAGGAGCAAATGCAGCTGGTCAAGGTCCAGCAGCAGCTTATGTCAAGGAATgacagtggtggaggaggaggaggaggtggtggtggtggaagaggaggaggaggaggtggtagtagtggtggtggaggaggaagagacgggagggGGGGAGACCGAGACAGAGGAGGAAGGGATCAGGGGGGCCGTGGGGGCCAGCACGGCGGCCAGGGGGCCAGgggcagccagccccaggacgaAGGCTGGAACACAGTGCCCATCTCCACCAAGAACAGACCCATCGATACCAGCCGGCTCAGCAAGATCACCAAG CCTGGTGCTCTGGACTTCAACAACCAGCTCCTTGCGCCCCAGCTCGGGGGTAAGGGCATGTGGGGCAGCTGGGGCAAGGGCAGCAGTGGAGGCACCACAGGGGCCAAGCCTGCCGCTGGAGCTGAACCAG CAGCGGAGACTGGCCGTCCGGCCACCGGCAACCGTTTCTCTGCCCTGCAGCAGTCTGCTCCACCAGCGTCGTCCTCAGACGCTGACCGCAGGGTACCCCAGAG GTCCAGCTCCAGTCGTGACCGCGGCGGGGACCGGGACAGGTTCGACCGCTTCGAGCGGCGCGACGGCAGCCGTGACGCCCGCCCACCTGTCACCAAGCGCAGCTTCAGCCGCGAGACGGAGGAGCGTAGGAGCGATAGTCGCACCCCTACAGAACCCCCCGTCCGGCGCGTAGCCAGCATGTCTGATGACCGGAACCGAGGTAGCCGAGACCGAGGAGGCAGCGGTAGCCGGGACAGGGCTCCAAGCAAGGAGGCTGTTG TGAAGCGTGAGACaaaccccacccctccccccgcCGCTCCGGCCAAACCGGCCATGACGGAGGAGGAGCTGGATAAGAAGTCCAGCGCCATCATCGAGGAGTACCTCCACCTCAACGACATGAAG GAGGCGCTGCAGTGTGTAGCGGAGCTGAACAGCGCCCCGCTGCTCTTTGTGTTTGTGCGGAACGGCCTGGAGGACACTCTGGAGCGCAGCGCCATCGCCAGGGAACGTATGGGCCTGCTGCTGCATCAGCTCCTCAAGGCTGGCACCCTGCCCACAACACAGTACTACAAGgg GCTCCAGGAGATCCTGGAGGTGGCTGAGGATATGGCCATAGACATCCCCCACATCTGGCAATACCTGGCTGAGCTCATCACCCCCATGCTCCATGACGGAGGCATCCCCATGGGACAGCTCTTCAG GGAGATCTCCAAGCCCCTGGTTCCCCTGGGTAAGGCTGGTCTGCTGTTGGTGCAGATTCTCAACTTACTCTGCAAAGGAATG ACCCATAAGAAGGTGGGTGGTCTGTGGACGGAAGCAGGACTCAACTGGAGAGACTTCCTGCCAGAGGATGAGGACGTCAATAAGTTTGTGACTGAACAG AAAATTGAGTTTACCCTGGGGGAGGAGTCGGATGAGACCAATCAGAAGAAGCCCATGAGCGGGGAGGAGCTTAGCAAACATCTGGACAGACTGATCCAGGACAAGGCTAACAACCAGCGCATCAGAGACTGggtcgag GCCAACCTGGACCAACAGCAGGCGGCTGCCAACCAGTTTGTGCGCGCTCTGATGACCTCTATTTGCCAGTCAGCTGTTATAT